The Sphingomonas naphthae nucleotide sequence GCGCCACCTCGATACGCCGACGATGCTGCTGGAGAACAAGCTGCCGGCGTGGGACGCGGCCGAGGGCGACACCCCGCCCCCGCCCGTCCCCGCGCCGGCCGGCCCGCCGTGGCGGATCGGCTGGTTCGGGATGCTCCGCTGTCGCAAGACCCTGGCGATGCTGAAGGAGATCGTGCGCCGATCGGAGGGCGATATCGAGGTGCTGATCGCCGGCAAGCCGGCCTACACCGAGTTCGTCGATTTCGACGCCGAGGTGCGTGACACGCCGGGCCTGACCTACCACGGCCCCTACAAGCCGGAGGATCTGGACGACCTGTACGGCCGGACCCACTTCGCCTGGGCGATCGACTATTTCGAGGAAGGGCTCAACTCGCGCTGGCTGCTGCCCAACCGCATCTATGAGGCGACGGGCCATGGATCGGTGCCAATCGCGCTGGCCGGCGTGCAGACGGCGGCGTGGCTGAGCGCGCGCGAGATCGGCCTGATCGTGCAGAATCCGATCGAGGACGTGCTGCGGATCATCAAGCCGATGGAGCCGGCGCGCTACATGCGGCTGCATCAGGCGCTCGCCCGCGTGCCGATCGGCGACCTCACCATCTCGCGCGCCGAATGCGTCGAGCTGGTTCAGGCTTTAGGAGATGCCGGTGACCGCTGAGCCCCGACCCGGTGCGGAGTTGCCCGGCCACGACATGCTGATCGTGATCCCCTGCCTCAACGAGGCGGCGCACCTGCCCGACCTGCTCGATCGCCTGACCACCGACGCGCCCGCCGCTCGGATCGTGGTGGCGGATGGGGGCAGCACGGACGGCAGCGTCGCCATCGTCGAGGCGGTCGCGGCGGCGAACGCCAATGTGATCCTCCTGCCCAATCCGCGCCGCATCCAGAGCGCGGGGGTCAATCTGGCGGCGGCGCGGCATGGCCATGGCCGAGACTGGCTGGTGCGGATCGACGCGCATTGCGCCTATCCCGCCGGCTATGCGACCGGGCTGGTCGCCAGCGCCCGGCGGGAGGGCGCGGCATCGGTGGTGGTGCCGATGGTGGCCGAAGGCAAAGCCTGCTTCCAGATCGCGGCGGCGACGGCGCAGAATTCGGTGCTGGGCACCGGCGGATCGGCGCATCGCCATCTGGGCGAGGGCCAGTTCGTCGACCATGGCCATCATGCGCTGATGCGGCTCGACCTGTTCCTCGGCGTCGGCGGCTATCGCGAGACGCTGAGCCACAATGAGGATGCCGAACTGGACCTGCGGCTGGCCAAGGCCGGCGCACGCATCTGGCTGGAGCCGGCGCAGGCGATCACCTACTTTCCGCGCCGCACGCCGGCCGCGCTGTTCCGCCAATATCTCGGCTATGGCGCCGGGCGCGCGCGGACGATCGCGCTCCATCGCAGCCGGATGAAGCTGCGGCAGGGCCTGCCGCTCGCCCCGCCGCTGGCCGCCGGGCTGGCGCTGCTGTCGCCGTTGTGGGGACCGCTCTGCCTGCCGCTGCTGGCGTGGGCGCTGCTGTGTCTCGCGGCGGGCGCGGCGCTGGGGTTCAAGCAGCGCAGCGCCTGCGCCATGGCGTCGGGGGTCGCGGCCATGGTGATGCATATGGCGTGGGGTATCGGCTTCCTGCGCCAGCGGTTGTTCGGCCGCCCGCCGCCGGCGCAGATCGTGGCGCTGCAATTGCAATGACCGCCCCGCCCGCCAGCCGCTTCGCCTTTCTGGGCGCCACCGCGCACAGCGGCACGGTCGATCGCGTGCAGGTGGCGCGCGGGCTCGCCTGCATGTTGCTGGTGCTGTTCCACGTCATCGGCGGACGGCAGAGCGACGGGCTCGGCATCGGCGACGACGAACCCTTGCGGCTGCTGCTCGATTTCCTGCTGGCGATCCGCATGCCGATGTTCGCGGCGATCTCGGGTTATGTGTATGCGCTGAAACCGCTCGATCCGGCGCGGCCGGGTGTGTTCCTGCGCGGCAAGGCGCGGCGGCTGGCGCTGCCGCTGCTGAGCGCCACCACCCTTTTCTACCTCGCCACGCTCGCGCGCCAGCCGGTGCCGGCGGGCGCGGCGGTGGTGGGCCTGCTCCACGCCTATGTCTTCAGCTACGCGATTTACTGGTTCCTCCAGGCGATGCTGCTGATCTTCCTGATCCTGCCGCTGCTGGAACGGCGCGTGCTGCACAGCCCGTGGGGGATCGGCGCGGCGATCGCCATCGCCTTCCTGCTGACGGTGCCGGCCGAGCCGATCGATTTCCTCTCGATCAACGGCGCTTTCTTCCTCGCGCCCTATTTCTTTGTCGGCATCGCCGCGCGGCGCTTCATCACGCTCACCCCCGCGATCGTGCGGCTGGCGCTGGCGGTGCTGGTGGTCGCGCTCGGTGTCCACCTCGCCCATGTGCTGACTTTGCCGGCGGGGTTGCGCGGCGGGCGGGGGACGGCGGTGGCGCTGGTGATCGGCGCGATCGTACCGGTGCTGACGATCGCCTACGCCCCGCGCATCCGCTGGATCGCGAAAGTGGGCGCGGCCTCCTTCGCGATCTTCCTGTTCCACATCTTCTTCGTGGTGCCGGTGCGCGCGGTCTTGCTGAAAGTCGGCGTGGAGGATGTGGCGACCCACATCCTGATCGGCATGGCCGCGGGGCTGATCGGCCCGATGGTGCTGGAACGATTGCTGCTGCTGACACCGCCCATCCGGCGGCTGTTCCTGGGGTTACGCTGATGCGGTCAGATCAGCCGCAGGGCGAATCGCGCGAACGCCCAGATCGCGCCCAGCACGATGCCCCACGCCGCCAGCGCCAGCACGACGGCCAGTCCGACGCGCACGATCGGCAGCGCCTTCACCTTGGTGGGCCGGGTCAGCGAGATCAGGTCCACCGCGCCGCGCTTGAGCAGCGAGCCCACCTTCAGGGCCGGCGAGCCCACCGGGCGCACCGAGACGTAGGAGGTATGTGGTTCGGCGTGCGCGCTGTTGTTCATGGGCTCCGGCTTCTGCTCGGGAATCATCGTCCATCTCTCCAGAGCCGGTTAGCCCGACAGGTTTAACAAACCGTCAATCCACCCCGTTAGGTCCGGGGCAGGAAACGGCACGCGACAACGAGACGAAGCGGGGAATGCACGCGAACGCGCCTATGCCACGGATCATCGAAAAACTCCATGCTCTGCTCCGCGATGCCGCGACGGAATCCGCGCGCGCCGCCAAGGAGACGCACGAGCTTCACCGGGCCAAGGGATTGCTGACGACGGGCTATCCGGCCGAGCAGTTGAGCGACGTCGTGTGGACCACCACCCTGGGCGCGCTCAACCGTTTCCGCGCGATCCTGCTGGCCGAGGAAACGGCCGGCGGCGCCGAGCGCAACCACCTGGTCGCGGTCGCGCAGGAGGCGGTTTCGCACCACCTCGACGACGAGGAGGTGATGGTGCTGCGCGCGCTGGTGGGCGTGCTGCCCAACCCGCCCCGGCTCGACACGTTCGACGACATGCGGGTGCGCTTCCGCTCGATCGTCGAGAGTTTGCGCTGACATTCAACGGCTTGCGGTCATTCCGCGCCGCAACAGAGGATCACGACAAGGCCAAGTAAAAATGGCGGTTGACGGCCGCGCCGGATAATGTTTCATTTTGTTGCGAAGCGGCATCGAATCCCTTGAGAGGCATTTGATCCGGGGCGATGGGGGCATCGTCCGCGCGACCGGCCCGTTGGTCGATGCGCCGGCAAGACGAGCAAATGGGGGCGAAGAGATTTCACACCGCGCGATTGCGCGCGGCGGTCGATCTTGTGTCGCGCAGGTCTTGGCAGCGCGTTTGGACAGGGAGATGCAGCGATGAAAATCCTCGTCACCGGGAATATGGGCTATGTCGGGCCGGCGGTGGTGAAGCGCCTGCGCGAGAGCTTTCCACGGGCGATCCTCCACGGCTTCGACAATGCCTATTTCGCCCATTGCCTGACGGGCGCGGGCCAGCTTCCCGAGCGGTTGCTCGACCGGCAGGATTTCGGCGACGTGCGCGCGCTGGAGGCCGGCGACCTCGGCGGCTACGACGCGGTGGTCCATCTCGCCGCCGTCTCGAACGATCCGATGGGCAGCCGATTCGCGGGCGTCACCCGCGCGATCAATCAGGATGCGTCGATCGCGATCGCCAAAGCGGCGGCCGCCGCCGGGGTCGCCAATTTCGTGTTCGCCTCGAGCTGCTCCGTCTATGGCGTGGCCGAGGGCGGGCCGCGCCGCGAGGGCGATCCGCTCAACCCGATGACCGATTATGCCGCCTCCAAGATCGGCACCGAACGCGAGCTGGCGGGGATCGAGGGCGACATGGTCGTCACCTGCCTGCGCTTCGCCACCGCCTGCGGCATGTCCGATCGGTTGCGGCTCGATCTGGTGCTCAACGATTTCGTCGCCTGCGCGCTCTCGCAGGGCGAGATCAGCGTGCTGAGCGACGGCACGCCGTGGCGCCCGCTGATCGACACCGCCGACATGGCGCGCGCGATCGAATGGGGCGTGACGCGGCGGGCGGGCAATGGTGGCCGGAACCTGGTCGTCAATGCCGGGGCCAACAGCGCGAACTATCAGGTGCGCGATCTGGCCGCCGCCGTCGCCGAGGCGGTGCCCGGCACGCGGGTGAGCATCAATACCGACGCGCCGGCCGACAGCCGATCCTATCAGGTCGATTTCAGCCGCTTCGCCGAACTGGCCCCCGCCCATCTGCCGCAGGTCACCCTCGCCCAATCGATCCGCCAACTGGTCGAGGGGCTGCGCGGCATGGGCTTCGCCGATGCGGATTTCCGCAATTCGCCGCTGATCCGCCTGCGCGTGCTGACCGACCATATCGCGCGCGGGCGACTATCGACCAGCCTGCACTGGCACGACCCGTCCGATCTGGGAGCCGTGGCCGCCTGAGGGGGGAGACGCCGATGCGCAAGGTGGCATTGCTGGCGGGCGGCTTCGGCACCCGGCTGAGCGAGGAAACGACGGTGCGGCCCAAGCCCATGGTCGAGATCGGCGGGCGGCCGATCATGTGGCACATCATGAAGATGTACGCCCATTATGGCGTGCGCGAGTTCGTGGTGCTGGGCGGCTACAAGGTGGATTTCATCCGCGATTATTTCCTGTCCTACCGCTCGCGCGGGTGCGACTTCACGATCGACCTGAAATCGGGCGACACCGAATGGCTGGAGGCCGCCGCCGAGGACTGGAAGGTCACCGTCGTCGACACCGGCTATGATTCGATGACCGGCGGCCGGCTCCGGCGCGCACGGCACCATCTGGAGGGCGGGCGGTTCGGCCTCACCTATGGCGACGGCGTCTCGAACGTCGATATCCCCGCGCTGATCGCGACGCACGAAACGGCCGACGCCTGGTGCACCCTCACCGCCGTCACCCAGCCCGGCCGCTACGGCGCGCTGCGGCTGAGCGACGACCGGCGTCAGGTGCTGGGCTTTCGCGAGAAGGGTGCGGCGGACGGCGGCCTCATCAACGGCGGCTTCTTCGTCTGCGAGCCCGAGATGCTCGACCTGATCGACGACGACCAGACCACCTTGGAGGCCGAGCCGATGGACCGGCTGATCGCGCGCGGCAAGCTCGCGAGCTATCACCACGACGGTTACTGGCAGAGCATGGATTCCCTGCGCGACAAGCATCTGCTCGAGGAACAATGGATCAAGGGCGCGCCCTGGAAGGTGTGGGCATGATCCTCGTCGATACCGCCCTCGCCCGCCGCCAGAGTGAGGGTCGGCCGATCCGGGTGGCGGTCGTGGGCGCCGGCTTTCAGGGCGCCGCGATCGTCCGCCAGATCATGACCGCGACACCGGGCATGACGGTCGTGGCCGTCGCCAACCGCAACCTCGCCCCCGCCCGCGCCGCCTATACCGACATCGGCATCGATCCGCTGGTGACCGAGGGCCATCACGCGATCGAGCGCGCCATCGCCGCCGGCCAGCCGGTCGCGACCGAAGACGCCTTGGGCGTGGCGCTGGCGGACGGCATCGACGTGCTGGTCGAGGTGACCGGATCGGTCGAATATGGCGCCAACATCGTCCTCGCCGCGATCGATGCCGGCAAGCATGTGGTGCAGATGAACGCCGAGCTGGACGGCACGATCGGCCCGATCCTGAAGGCGCGCGCCGATGCCGCCGGCGTGATCTACAGCTTTTCGGACGGCGACCAGCCGGGCGTGCAGATGAACCTCGTGCGCTTCGTGCGCGGGCTGGGCGTGACGCCAGTGCTGTGCGGCAACATCAAGGGGCTGCACGATCCCTATCGCGACCCGACCACCCAGCGCGCCTTCGCCGAGAAATGGGGGCAGAAGCCGGCGATGGTCGCCTCCTTCGCGGACGGCACCAAGATCAGCTACGAACAGGCGATCGTCGCCAACGGCACCGGCTTCACCGTCGCGCGGCGGGGCATGCTGGGGCCGGATTTCTCGGGCGGCGACCCGACCGCGCCCTTGGTGCCCCTCGAAGATACCGTCCCCGCCTTCCGCGAGGCGCTCGATCGCCATCTCGGCGGCGGCGGGCCGGGGCTGGTGGATTACGTCGTCGGCGCGCGGCCCGGCCCCGGCGTGTTCGTGCTGGGCACGCACGACGACCCTCGCCAGCAGCATTTCCTCAATCTCTACAAGCTCGGCACCGGGCCTTATTATTGCTTCTCGACGCCCTATCACCTCTGCCATTTCGAGGTGCCGACCTCGATCGCGCGGGCGGCCTTGTTCGGCGACGCGGTGCTGGCGCCGCTCGGCGCGCCGAAGGTGGGCGTGATCGCGCTCGCCAAGAAGGATCTCGTGCCCGGCGACATCATCAGCGAGTTCGGCGGCTACGAAGCCTATGGCGTCGCCGAGCAGAGCGAGATCATCGCCGCCTCGGGCCTCCTCCCGCTCGGCCTCGCGCTCGGCTGCACGCTCGTCCGGCCGGTCGCGAAAGACAGCGCGCTCACCTTCGCCGACGTCTCCATCCCCTCCGGGCGCACCATCGACCGGCTTTATGCCGAGCAGGATGCCTTGTTCGCCCGCAGCCTGAAGGCCGCCTGATGATCTTCCACCAGACGACGTTGAAGGATGCCTGGCTGATCGACGTGGAGGCGCGCGGCGACGCGCGCGGCATGTTCGGCCGCACCTTCTGCGAGACCGAATTCGCCGCCCACGGCCTCGCCACCCGCTACGTCCAGCAGAATATGTCGGTCTCGGCCGAGGCGGGCACGATCCGGGGCATGCACTTCCAGCGCGCGCCCTTTACCGAGGCGAAGCTGGTGCGCTGCGTGCGCGGCGCGATCCTCGACGTGATCGTCGATCTGCGCGGCAATTCGCCGACCTATCTGAAGCATGAGGGGTTCGAGCTGTCGGCCGAGAACCGCCGCCAGCTCTATGTGCCGCCGGGCTTCGGCCACAGTTTCCAGACGTTGGTGGACGATATCGAGGTCAGCTACCTCGTCTCCGCCCCCTATACGCCCGATGCCGAGGGCGGGGTGCGCTACAGCGATCCCCTGCTGGCGATCCGATGGCCGCTGCCGGTCTCGACCATATCCGACAAGGACGCCAACTGGCCGCTGATCGACCCCGAGGCGGCGCCCTATTTCTGACGCGCGCGCCTCACGCCGCGTTCTGCGCGAAAGCCTGTCCTTCCTCGACGGACAGGATGCGCATGCCCGTTCGATCGAACGACGCGCCCGCCTGCTCCACCGCCGGCTCGAAGCTCAACCCCGCGAGGGTCGCGCGGGCGACGATGCCGGCCTTGCGGAACTCGCCCCTGCGCGCCAGCCCCAGCGCCGTCCGCACCTTTTCCCACACCAGCCGCATCGTCGACCGGCGCGAATAATAGGTGCGGAAGGTGTAGATCTGGTTGCGGATATAATGGTGATGATAGCCGATCCGCGCCGGATTGGTCTCGGTACGGATATCCAGCCGCCCATCGAGTTGGCGGACATGGGTGACGGCGCTGCGGCCGACGATATAGCCGGGCTGCTGGCGGGTCACCCGCACGGTGAATTCGGTATCCTCGCCCCAGATGAACATGTCGGCGATCGGCAGGCCGAAGCGATCGAGCGTGGCGCGCGGCAACAGGATCGACACGAAGGTCGCCCGCTGCACCGCGACCAGCCCCTCGCCCAGCAACGCCGGCCAATCGGCATAGGACAGAGCGTTGCGCGCGCGATCGATATCCGGCGTGTTGGTCACGATCCCCTTGGGCGAGCGCGCGACCGAGAGCAGGAAGGGCGGATCGATCGCCCGCTCGGCCAGCGACGCCCGCGCCTCGACCAGTTTCTCCAGCGCGTCGGGCTCGGGGATGACGTCGTCGTCCATCACCCACAGGAAATCAGCGCCGCTCAGATGCCCCAGCCGCATCCCGCGGTTGAAGCCGCCCGCCGCGCCGATGTTGACGGGCAGGCGATGCACCTCGACCCGGCCGGCCCAGCGATCCTCCAGCATCTCGAACGTGCCGTCGGTGCTGGCATTGTCGACCACCAGCACGCGCGTACAGGCCCGCGTCTGCGCCAGAATCGCGGCGAGACACTCCTCCAGAAGATCCTTCCGGTTGAAGGTCAGCACGACGGCGCAGATGTTTGGCATGATTCCCCCGAATCTCAGTCGGATCATCAAATGTTTCTGAAACATATCATAACATGTACGAATGTAAAGAAGGTCTGTTATGGCTACTGAATGACGAACTTGGCGACGAGCGGTTCCTTTTTGGCATGAACACACTCGATACAGTCGTGATCGGGGCGGGCGTTGTTGGCCTCGCCGTGGCGCGAACACTTGCGCGTCACGGGCAGGAAACAATCCTGTGCGATGCCGAGGCCGCGTTCGGCACCGGGACCAGCGCGCGCAACAGCGAGGTGATCCATGCCGGCATCTATTATCCGCGCGGCTCGCTGAAGGCGGCGCTGTGCACGCGGGGGCGGGCGATGCTCTATGCCTATTGCGCCGCGCACGGCGTGCCGCACCGCCGGCTCGGCAAGCTGATCTTCGCCGCCGATGCGCTCCAGATCGCGGCGCTCGATGCGATCCTCGATGCCGCGCACGCCGCCGGGGTCGATGATCTCCACCGCCTCGACGCCGCCGAGGCCCGACGCCTCGAACCCGCGCTTGCCTGCCACGAGGCTTTGCTCTCACCCTCGACCGGCATCGTCGACAGCCATGCGCTGATGACCAGCCTGCTGGGCGAGGCCGAGGATCGCGGCGCGACGCTCGCCACCCACGCCCGCGTCACCCGCCTGACGCGCCAGCCCGGCGGCTGGGGGGTGCATATCGACGACGAGGCGGCGCCCACGCTGGTCGCCCGGCAGGTGGTCAACGCCGCCGGCCTCACCGCGCACCTGCTGGCACACCAGACCGAGGGGCTGGAGGCCGGGGACATCCCGGACATCCGCTACGCGCGCGGCGTCTATTTCACTTATGCCGGCCGGGCGCCCTTCACCCGGCTGATCTATCCCGTGCCGGTGCCGGGCGGGCTCGGCACGCACCTGACGCTCGACATGGGCGGCATGGCGCGCTTCGGGCCGGACGTGGAGTGGATCGACGGGATCGATTATACCGTCGATCCCGGCCGCAAGGCGGGCTTCCTCGCCGCCGCCCGGCTGATCTGGCCCGAGATCGATCCCGATCGCCTGACCCCCGGCTATGCCGGCATCCGCCCCAAGATCGGCGGGCCGGGCAGCCCGGCGGCCGATTTCCGCGTCGACGGGCCGGAGGCGCACGGCCTGCCCGGCCTCGTCAATCTCTTCGGCATCGAATCGCCCGGACTTACTTCGTCACTTGCGATTGCCGATCTGGTCGCGGAAAAGCTCGGCTTTCCGCCGGAGATGGCCTGACATGGACATCGTGACGGACCCGCGCCGCGACCCGCCCCTGATCCCCGGCCCGGTCCTCGCCGGCCACCGGGCGGACGATCTCACCCGCCGCCTGCCCTGCGTCACCGTCGCCGTCGCCGCCTACAATGCCGCCGCGTTTCTGGAGGCGGCCGTGCGATCGGCGCTCGATCAGCGCGGCGTGCATGTCGAGGTGGTGATCGTCGACGACGTGTCGAGCGACGACACGCCCGCCATCGCCGCGCGGCTGGCGGCCGAAGACCCGCGCGTCCGGGTCGAGCGGATGGCGGCCAATGGCGGGCCGGCCGGCGCGCGCAACCGGGCGATCGAGCTGGCGCGGGGCCGCTGGCTGGCGATCCTCGACAGCGACGATCTGATGCATCCCGACCGGCTCTACGACCTGCTGACCGAGGGCGAGACGAGCGGCGCCGACCTGATCGCCGACGATCTGATGCTGTTCGACGAGGCCGGGGTCGCGCCGCCCACCCGCTTCCTCGACGCGGCGCGCGCCACCGCCCCCGGCTGGATCGACCTGCCCGCCTATCTGCGCGAGACGGTGATGTACGGGCGGCGGCCCAATCTCGGGTTCCTCAAACCCGTCATCCGCATGGATCGCCTGCGCCAGCATGGCCTTCGCTATGACGAGAGCCTGCGCATCGCCGAGGATGACGATCTGATCGTGCGGCTGCTGGCGGCGGGGGCGCGCTATCGCCTGTTGCCGCGCCTCGGCTATTTCTACCGCAAGCACGGCACGTCGATCTCGCACCGCCTTTCGCTGCGCAACGCCGAGGCAATGGTGGCGGCGGGCGAAGGGCTGGACCGGCTGCTGGCCGGCGCCTCGCCCGATGCGCGCCACGCCCTCGCCGCGCGCAACCGCGCCTTGCGCGCCACGCGCGACTTCACCCGCGCGATCGATCTGCTGAAGGAGCGCCGCCCGCTCGCCGCCATGTCGCACTGCCTGTCGCGGCCCGGCCTTTTGCCCCTGTTCCGCATGCCGATCGGGGCGAAACTGAAACGGCTGCTGCCCCGCCGGCAGGCCCGCTTGATCCCGCCCGATCCGAAAGGCGTCTGCTTCATCAGCCGCCAGCGGCTGACCGGCGCCACCAACGGCAGTTCGGCCTATCTGCTCGATCTGGCCAGAAGCGTCCGCGCGGCGGGGCTGGTGCCGCATCTCGTCCAGCCCTCCCCCACCCTGTTCGGGCGGATGCCGGTGATGCGGATGCAGCCCGAGATGGCGGTGTTCGCCTCGCACAGCATAAGGGGCGCGATCCGCATCGGCGACCGGTGGGTTGCGCGCGATCCGGCGATATGGCTGGCGGCCGCGCGTGGCATCGTCGCCCGCTTCGCCCGCCGCTTCGGCCTCAAGGGCGGCTGGACCGAGGATCGCAAGGCGCCTTATGCGGTGACGACGCCGTGGCTGCCCGCCGACCGGCTGTTCGTCGCCGAACAGGCCCGCCCCCGCGCCGCCGTCGCCATCGCCGATTACGCCTTCCAGTCCTCCGCCTTCCCCTATCTGCTGCGCCCCGGCACGCCGACGGCGATCGTGATGCACGACCTGTTCCACGCCCGCAGCGCCGGCTTCGCCGCCACCGGCACCGCCGACAGCGTGGCGCTGGTCTCGAAGGAGGAGGAGATCGCCCTGCTGGCCAGGGCGGACGCGGTGATCGCCATCCAGGCCGAGGAAGCCCGCTTCGTCGATCGCGACGTGCGCGACGGCGCCGCATTGCTGGTGCCGATGGCGGCCGAACCGGTCGTCGCCCCGCAGCCCGGCGCCGCGCGCAAACTCCTGTTCGTCGGCAGCAACACCGCCCCGAACATCCACGGCCTGCGCTGGCTGTTCGACGAGGTTTGGCCCGCCGTCCGCGCCGCCGTGCCCGATGCCACGCTCGACATCTGCGGCACCGTCGCCTGGGCCTTCCCCGAAGGCGGCCCCGCCGGCACGCGGTTCCTCGGCCTCGTCGACGATCTCGCCGCCGCTTATGCCGGGGCCGGCGTGGTGGTCTCGCCGCTGCGGCAGGGATCGGGCCTCAAGATCAAGCTGATCGAGGCGCTGGCCCACGGCAAGGCGGTGGTCGCCACCAGCGTCACCCTGCAAGGCGTGGAGGATGTGCTGGCCGGCTCCGTCGCCCACGCCGACGCGCCCGACACCTTCGCCGCCGCGATCACCGCCCTCGCCACCGACGACGCCGCCCGCACGACCCTCGCCGCACGGGGATGGGATGCGGCCCGCGCCCATTTCAGCGCGGAGACCGCGCATCGGGCGTGGCGGGACTGGCTGAAGGCGGTTAGCCCGGCGGCGTCCTGAAGCGCCACGCGCGGATGTGATCGATCTCCATCCGGGCGGGCATCACCGTCGTCGCGTCCGGGTCGCCCGGCCAATGGCCACCGATCGCAAGGTTGGCGAGCAGGTACATGGGTTTCGCCGCATCCTTGCTCGTCGGGATCGAGGCGGTCTTCCGGCCGTCGATATAATAATCGAGGGTCTCGGGCGTCCACAGCACGCCATAATCGTGGAATTGCGCCGCGGAGCCGTCCATCGCGACCTTGCGGGTGATCGCCTTTTGCAGCCTGGAATGGAGGCTCTGGAAGGCGGTGGTCGGCTTGTCGCCATGCGCCTCGATCACGTCGATCTCGGGCGGCCAGCCGCCGCCGGCGGGGAGCAGCCAGAAGGCGGGCCACACCCCCTTCCCCATCGTCCAGCGCGCGCGCATCTCGAAATAGCCATAGGCCTGCGAGAAGCTGCCGGCGGTGGTGATGAGGCCGGATGAGTAGCGCACGTCCTTCAGCGCGCTTTGCTGGATCTTGGCCGGCTGCTTGGCGAGCGCGGCCTGCACCCGGGCCTGCACCGGCGCCGGCAGCGGCCTGGCGGTGATCGTCAGGATGCCGCGCCGGATCGTGAAGGGATCGATGCCCGCGCCCAGAAACGCCTTGTCGAAATAGAGCTGCCTCTCGCGATTGCCGTAGAGGCTCCGCTTGGCGACATTCTCGCTGCGCTGGCCGGTGCCGCCGAAATTGGTCGTCCAGCGCGCCGGATCGAGCCGGGGGCTGTCGAAATTCTCGGTGAAGCTGGGCTCCAGCGCCAGCCCGGCCGGCGGATCGGCCCGCAGCGGCATCGCGCAGGCGAGCAGCGCCGTGGCGCAAAGGCCGGCGGGGGTCGCGAATCGCATGTTGGTCTCCGTCTTCCGCTCCTCGCCTCGAGAGAGCCGTGAACGACGGGTCGCGGTGCAGAGCGCTTGGACGGGCAGGCGGTTCCGCCGCCCGCAACCGAAAAGCAATTTGCAATCGATTCGCACGTGAAACGTGCCGTACGTACGACGGGCCGATAAAGAATGGCGGTTAACCGGCGTTTGTTCATTGACGGGAAATATTCCGCACTGCAATATCAGCCTTGCCTTGAGAGATGCTTAGACGACTTGCGGGCCCCGCCTTTCCAGGGGTCGAAGGAGAACGGCATATGCGCCCAGCGGTGCATCTGGCTTTGAAGCCCAGTAACGACCTCGAACTCGCCTCGGCGGGTTCCCTGCCGGCCGGGCTGCGCGCTCGCGACCTCGACGTCGGGCGTCTGCCGCGACGGCTGGCCGGTCTCACCCCCCATCTCGCGCGCCATGCCCGGATCACCACCGAGCTGGCGACGCTCACCGCCGTGCTGATGCTCGGCGGGTGGCTTTTCCCCTCGTGGTTGCAGGCGCGACCCGAGAGTTTCCTGTGGGCGACGGTGCTGTGGCTCGTCATCTACGCGGCGCTCTCCGTGGTCGGCCGGGGCGAGATTCTCGATCGCGAATCGAGCCGCATCGCCCAGCGGGTCGGCTATTGGCTGCAAGCCTCGGTCGTGCTGGTCATGCTGGCCTTCCTCGCCAAGGACAGCGTCGATCTGGCCCGCGCGTGGATCCTCGCGTCGATCGTCACCGGCGGGGTCACGATCGCGGTTTTGACGCTGCTTTCCAATCGCTTGTCGACTTCGCTGCACCGCAACGGATCGCTCGGCGACCGGCTCGCCATCTACGGCACCGACGGGCGGATCGAGCATCTGATCCACATCCTGCGCGAGAAGGCCAAGAGCTATCAGATCGACAGCGTGTTCGACGAGGAGCGCGAGGAATGTTCGGGCCATGTCGGCGGCTTCGAGATTTCGCGCGGGCTCGA carries:
- the rfbC gene encoding dTDP-4-dehydrorhamnose 3,5-epimerase, which gives rise to MIFHQTTLKDAWLIDVEARGDARGMFGRTFCETEFAAHGLATRYVQQNMSVSAEAGTIRGMHFQRAPFTEAKLVRCVRGAILDVIVDLRGNSPTYLKHEGFELSAENRRQLYVPPGFGHSFQTLVDDIEVSYLVSAPYTPDAEGGVRYSDPLLAIRWPLPVSTISDKDANWPLIDPEAAPYF
- a CDS encoding glycosyltransferase family 2 protein, with the protein product MPNICAVVLTFNRKDLLEECLAAILAQTRACTRVLVVDNASTDGTFEMLEDRWAGRVEVHRLPVNIGAAGGFNRGMRLGHLSGADFLWVMDDDVIPEPDALEKLVEARASLAERAIDPPFLLSVARSPKGIVTNTPDIDRARNALSYADWPALLGEGLVAVQRATFVSILLPRATLDRFGLPIADMFIWGEDTEFTVRVTRQQPGYIVGRSAVTHVRQLDGRLDIRTETNPARIGYHHHYIRNQIYTFRTYYSRRSTMRLVWEKVRTALGLARRGEFRKAGIVARATLAGLSFEPAVEQAGASFDRTGMRILSVEEGQAFAQNAA
- a CDS encoding NAD(P)/FAD-dependent oxidoreductase; protein product: MNTLDTVVIGAGVVGLAVARTLARHGQETILCDAEAAFGTGTSARNSEVIHAGIYYPRGSLKAALCTRGRAMLYAYCAAHGVPHRRLGKLIFAADALQIAALDAILDAAHAAGVDDLHRLDAAEARRLEPALACHEALLSPSTGIVDSHALMTSLLGEAEDRGATLATHARVTRLTRQPGGWGVHIDDEAAPTLVARQVVNAAGLTAHLLAHQTEGLEAGDIPDIRYARGVYFTYAGRAPFTRLIYPVPVPGGLGTHLTLDMGGMARFGPDVEWIDGIDYTVDPGRKAGFLAAARLIWPEIDPDRLTPGYAGIRPKIGGPGSPAADFRVDGPEAHGLPGLVNLFGIESPGLTSSLAIADLVAEKLGFPPEMA
- a CDS encoding glycosyltransferase; amino-acid sequence: MDIVTDPRRDPPLIPGPVLAGHRADDLTRRLPCVTVAVAAYNAAAFLEAAVRSALDQRGVHVEVVIVDDVSSDDTPAIAARLAAEDPRVRVERMAANGGPAGARNRAIELARGRWLAILDSDDLMHPDRLYDLLTEGETSGADLIADDLMLFDEAGVAPPTRFLDAARATAPGWIDLPAYLRETVMYGRRPNLGFLKPVIRMDRLRQHGLRYDESLRIAEDDDLIVRLLAAGARYRLLPRLGYFYRKHGTSISHRLSLRNAEAMVAAGEGLDRLLAGASPDARHALAARNRALRATRDFTRAIDLLKERRPLAAMSHCLSRPGLLPLFRMPIGAKLKRLLPRRQARLIPPDPKGVCFISRQRLTGATNGSSAYLLDLARSVRAAGLVPHLVQPSPTLFGRMPVMRMQPEMAVFASHSIRGAIRIGDRWVARDPAIWLAAARGIVARFARRFGLKGGWTEDRKAPYAVTTPWLPADRLFVAEQARPRAAVAIADYAFQSSAFPYLLRPGTPTAIVMHDLFHARSAGFAATGTADSVALVSKEEEIALLARADAVIAIQAEEARFVDRDVRDGAALLVPMAAEPVVAPQPGAARKLLFVGSNTAPNIHGLRWLFDEVWPAVRAAVPDATLDICGTVAWAFPEGGPAGTRFLGLVDDLAAAYAGAGVVVSPLRQGSGLKIKLIEALAHGKAVVATSVTLQGVEDVLAGSVAHADAPDTFAAAITALATDDAARTTLAARGWDAARAHFSAETAHRAWRDWLKAVSPAAS
- a CDS encoding glycoside hydrolase family 16 protein, with amino-acid sequence MRFATPAGLCATALLACAMPLRADPPAGLALEPSFTENFDSPRLDPARWTTNFGGTGQRSENVAKRSLYGNRERQLYFDKAFLGAGIDPFTIRRGILTITARPLPAPVQARVQAALAKQPAKIQQSALKDVRYSSGLITTAGSFSQAYGYFEMRARWTMGKGVWPAFWLLPAGGGWPPEIDVIEAHGDKPTTAFQSLHSRLQKAITRKVAMDGSAAQFHDYGVLWTPETLDYYIDGRKTASIPTSKDAAKPMYLLANLAIGGHWPGDPDATTVMPARMEIDHIRAWRFRTPPG